A part of Bubalus bubalis isolate 160015118507 breed Murrah chromosome 6, NDDB_SH_1, whole genome shotgun sequence genomic DNA contains:
- the LOC102413376 gene encoding antigen-presenting glycoprotein CD1d isoform X2, giving the protein MSGTGLRAERGSRAGKGDDARGGRAETDAPRKAGSLIHQPENLLLPAFSCLAPGDRARFRASRHQPFFPNLTVSFFLFSFLLPSVLSLPFPRLLGSVFSPAPQTPFSFQGLQISSFANRSWTRTDSLAWLGELQPYTWRNESNTIRFLKPWSRGTFSDQQWEQLQHTLLVYRSSFTRDIWEFVENLHVESFQGRDVLSFQGMSWVSAPDAPPLIEEVIKVLNQDQGTKETVHWLLHDIWPELVRGLLQTGKSELEKQVKPEAWLSSGPSPGPGRLLLVCHVSGFYPKPVRVMWMRGEQEERGTLQGDVMPNADSTWYLRVTLNVAAGEAAGLSCRVRHSSLGDQDIILYWDGNRVSRGLIVALVLLVFVLLFVGGLVFWFRKHRRYQDIP; this is encoded by the exons ATGAGTGGAACCGGGCTGAGGGCGGAGAGAGGGAGCCGAGCAGGGAAAGGGGACGACGCTCGCGGCGGGCGGGCGGAGACTGATGCACCTCGAAAAGCCGGGAGCTTGATCCACCAGCCCGAGAACCTGCTACTCCCTGCCTTCAGCTGCTTGGCCCCTGGAGACCGAGCTCGATTCAGAGCCAGCAGACATCAACCTTTCTTCCCAAACctaactgtttctttctttcttttttccttccttctcccttctgtGCTCTCCCTCCCGTTTCCCCGGCTCCTCGGATCTGTATTCTCTCCAGCCCCGCAAACGCCTTTCTCCTTCCAGGGTCTCCAGATCTCCTCGTTTGCCAACCGCAGCTGGACGCGCACAGACAGCCTTGCGTGGCTGGGGGAGCTTCAGCCCTATACTTGGCGCAATGAATCGAACACCATCCGCTTCCTGAAGCCTTGGTCTCGGGGCACATTCAGCGACCAGCAGTGGGAGCAGCTGCAGCATACACTTCTGGTTTATCGCAGCAGCTTCACCAGGGACATCTGGGAATTCGTCGAAAACCTGCACGTCGAAT CATTTCAAGGAAGGGATGTCCTGAGTTTCCAAGGAATGTCTTGGGTGTCAGCCCCAGATGCCCCGCCTTTGATCGAGGAGGTCATCAAGGTGCTCAATCAGGACCAAGGGACCAAGGAAACAGTGCACTGGCTCCTCCATGACATCTGGCCCGAGTTGGTCAGAGGCCTCTTGCAGACCGGGAAGTCCGAGCTGGAGAAGCAAG TGAAGCCGGAGGCTTGGCTGTCCAGTGGCCCCAGTCCTGGGCCTGGCCGTCTGCTGCTGGTGTGCCACGTCTCAGGATTCTACCCAAAACCCGTGCGGGTGATGTGGATGAGGGGCGAACAGGAGGAGCGTGGCACTCTGCAAGGAGACGTCATGCCCAATGCCGACTCGACTTGGTATCTGCGAGTAACCCTGAATGTGGCGGCTGGGGAGGCAGCTGGCCTGAGTTGCCGAGTGAGGCACAGCAGTCTAGGAGACCAGGACATCATCCTGTACTGGG ATGGGAACCGTGTCTCCAGGGGCTTGATTGTCGCCCTGGTACTACTGGTGTTCGTCCTTCTGTTTGTTGGAGGCTTAGTCTTCTGGTTTAGGAAGCACCG CCGCTATCAAGATATCCCGTGA
- the LOC102413376 gene encoding antigen-presenting glycoprotein CD1d isoform X1 produces MSGTGLRAERGSRAGKGDDARGGRAETDAPRKAGSLIHQPENLLLPAFSCLAPGDRARFRASRHQPFFPNLTVSFFLFSFLLPSVLSLPFPRLLGSVFSPAPQTPFSFQGLQISSFANRSWTRTDSLAWLGELQPYTWRNESNTIRFLKPWSRGTFSDQQWEQLQHTLLVYRSSFTRDIWEFVENLHVEYPLEIQIATGCELLPSNISESFFRAAFQGRDVLSFQGMSWVSAPDAPPLIEEVIKVLNQDQGTKETVHWLLHDIWPELVRGLLQTGKSELEKQVKPEAWLSSGPSPGPGRLLLVCHVSGFYPKPVRVMWMRGEQEERGTLQGDVMPNADSTWYLRVTLNVAAGEAAGLSCRVRHSSLGDQDIILYWDGNRVSRGLIVALVLLVFVLLFVGGLVFWFRKHRRYQDIP; encoded by the exons ATGAGTGGAACCGGGCTGAGGGCGGAGAGAGGGAGCCGAGCAGGGAAAGGGGACGACGCTCGCGGCGGGCGGGCGGAGACTGATGCACCTCGAAAAGCCGGGAGCTTGATCCACCAGCCCGAGAACCTGCTACTCCCTGCCTTCAGCTGCTTGGCCCCTGGAGACCGAGCTCGATTCAGAGCCAGCAGACATCAACCTTTCTTCCCAAACctaactgtttctttctttcttttttccttccttctcccttctgtGCTCTCCCTCCCGTTTCCCCGGCTCCTCGGATCTGTATTCTCTCCAGCCCCGCAAACGCCTTTCTCCTTCCAGGGTCTCCAGATCTCCTCGTTTGCCAACCGCAGCTGGACGCGCACAGACAGCCTTGCGTGGCTGGGGGAGCTTCAGCCCTATACTTGGCGCAATGAATCGAACACCATCCGCTTCCTGAAGCCTTGGTCTCGGGGCACATTCAGCGACCAGCAGTGGGAGCAGCTGCAGCATACACTTCTGGTTTATCGCAGCAGCTTCACCAGGGACATCTGGGAATTCGTCGAAAACCTGCACGTCGAAT ATCCACTTGAGATCCAGATAGCTACAGGATGTGAGTTGCTCCCGAGTAACATCTCAGAAAGCTTCTTCCGTGCAGCATTTCAAGGAAGGGATGTCCTGAGTTTCCAAGGAATGTCTTGGGTGTCAGCCCCAGATGCCCCGCCTTTGATCGAGGAGGTCATCAAGGTGCTCAATCAGGACCAAGGGACCAAGGAAACAGTGCACTGGCTCCTCCATGACATCTGGCCCGAGTTGGTCAGAGGCCTCTTGCAGACCGGGAAGTCCGAGCTGGAGAAGCAAG TGAAGCCGGAGGCTTGGCTGTCCAGTGGCCCCAGTCCTGGGCCTGGCCGTCTGCTGCTGGTGTGCCACGTCTCAGGATTCTACCCAAAACCCGTGCGGGTGATGTGGATGAGGGGCGAACAGGAGGAGCGTGGCACTCTGCAAGGAGACGTCATGCCCAATGCCGACTCGACTTGGTATCTGCGAGTAACCCTGAATGTGGCGGCTGGGGAGGCAGCTGGCCTGAGTTGCCGAGTGAGGCACAGCAGTCTAGGAGACCAGGACATCATCCTGTACTGGG ATGGGAACCGTGTCTCCAGGGGCTTGATTGTCGCCCTGGTACTACTGGTGTTCGTCCTTCTGTTTGTTGGAGGCTTAGTCTTCTGGTTTAGGAAGCACCG CCGCTATCAAGATATCCCGTGA